In one Nostoc sp. KVJ3 genomic region, the following are encoded:
- a CDS encoding NINE protein: protein MLTKRKSRSIAAVLAFSGTLTISGLHKFYLGQPLWGVLYVLLSWTPIPKVASAIEGVWYLAQDEEAFDRNFNLGKSATKNSQKLSNQVGAIAEAMRELDALRQDGLISEYEFEQKRRQLLDQIS, encoded by the coding sequence ATGTTGACTAAGCGCAAAAGCCGAAGTATTGCAGCTGTTTTAGCTTTTTCTGGCACGCTGACAATTTCAGGATTACATAAATTCTATCTGGGACAGCCGTTGTGGGGTGTTTTGTATGTGTTGCTTTCCTGGACACCCATCCCCAAGGTAGCTAGTGCCATTGAGGGAGTTTGGTATTTAGCCCAAGACGAAGAAGCTTTTGACCGTAATTTTAATCTTGGCAAGTCAGCAACAAAGAACTCACAAAAGTTAAGTAATCAGGTTGGAGCGATCGCTGAGGCAATGCGAGAATTAGATGCTTTGCGTCAAGATGGACTGATTTCAGAGTATGAGTTTGAGCAAAAGCGCCGCCAATTGCTAGACCAGATTTCTTGA